A stretch of the Calditrichota bacterium genome encodes the following:
- a CDS encoding glycosyltransferase family 4 protein, protein MKPVLIIAYYFPPLGMGGVQRAAKWVKFLPGCGWQPHVVTVKDIVYYAYDYTLLEDVQNQPVYRTGSLDPARILAKFKRGNPTGSGGKTTLPSKGVGLARLFFIPDSKIGWYPFAWRALVHLVKRIRPAAVISTSPPLTAHLLGMKVKKKFGIPWVADFRDYWLGGEYLYAPTPLHRVLHDRWARAVIRTADAVVAVSEPIRRSLMALDRDHAEKFFELPNGFDPDDFQGTAPRKFLQKTLLYLGSLGGANDPSLFFQAIKNVRRKNPSVLSEWQFLFVGEDISAVKCPPEIREILQFAPYVTHKDAIGFLKGASALLFTLSAEVNPGMVTGKLFEYMASGKPIFAISPEGVVATKMLRSYNYGRLITDFNPETISRELESFLSEDFGGEPPERLRVFQETYSRKNQTKKLAAILNQIGSRPE, encoded by the coding sequence ATGAAACCGGTTCTTATCATAGCCTACTATTTTCCTCCGCTGGGAATGGGCGGTGTGCAGCGCGCGGCAAAATGGGTTAAATTTCTGCCGGGCTGTGGATGGCAGCCCCATGTGGTGACGGTAAAGGATATTGTTTATTATGCTTACGATTACACGCTGTTGGAAGACGTTCAAAACCAACCGGTTTACCGCACGGGTTCCCTCGACCCCGCACGGATTTTGGCCAAATTCAAAAGGGGAAATCCGACCGGTTCGGGCGGGAAAACAACCCTTCCCTCGAAGGGCGTTGGGCTGGCCCGCCTCTTTTTCATCCCGGACAGCAAAATTGGCTGGTACCCCTTCGCCTGGAGGGCATTGGTGCATCTTGTGAAGCGCATCCGGCCGGCTGCCGTTATTTCCACGTCGCCTCCGCTTACCGCGCACCTGTTGGGGATGAAAGTGAAAAAGAAATTTGGTATTCCCTGGGTTGCTGATTTTCGGGATTACTGGCTGGGCGGAGAGTACCTCTACGCACCGACGCCGCTCCACCGCGTCCTGCACGATAGATGGGCCCGGGCGGTTATTCGAACAGCGGATGCGGTCGTGGCTGTCTCGGAACCGATTCGCCGGTCTTTGATGGCATTGGATCGGGATCATGCCGAAAAATTTTTCGAGCTTCCCAACGGCTTTGATCCGGATGATTTTCAGGGAACGGCACCCAGAAAATTCCTCCAAAAAACCCTGCTGTATCTGGGCTCTCTGGGGGGAGCAAATGATCCGTCGCTGTTTTTTCAGGCGATCAAGAATGTGAGGCGAAAAAATCCGTCCGTTTTGTCGGAGTGGCAATTCCTCTTTGTGGGGGAAGACATTTCTGCTGTAAAGTGCCCTCCCGAAATTCGGGAAATCTTACAGTTTGCGCCCTACGTGACCCACAAAGACGCCATCGGCTTTCTAAAAGGGGCCTCGGCTTTGCTTTTTACGTTGTCCGCGGAGGTGAATCCCGGCATGGTCACAGGAAAGCTGTTTGAGTACATGGCCAGTGGAAAACCCATTTTTGCCATTTCCCCGGAAGGTGTGGTTGCTACAAAAATGCTTCGCTCGTACAATTATGGCAGGCTCATTACGGATTTCAATCCGGAGACTATTTCAAGAGAATTGGAAAGCTTTTTAAGCGAAGATTTTGGAGGAGAACCCCCGGAACGGCTCCGTGTGTTTCAGGAAACGTATTCCCGGAAAAATCAGACGAAAAAACTGGCAGCTATTCTTAATCAAATTGGTTCCCGACCTGAATAA
- a CDS encoding patatin has translation MALNSPKIALALGSGSAKGLAHIGVIQVLEENHIPISAVAGTSAGAFIGALWAAGLSGEEMARIACSMNWKTTARMFLPTFPKSGLIAGQRIQKFLQTFIEEVEIEELRIPFACVATELSSGHEVIFNKGSIIPAVRASISIPGIFAPVRYEDRFLVDGGLVNPVPVSVARRWPVDAVIAVNVIPKVEEKAKFLYLKKARRKRRAVAKKLPEIIQTSLKKLEHKEISQDVLQEKLINVLNRLKEYENPHPAIVPGIFTVMLQSLTIAENTICELRLHQNPPEILLEPNLADVQLLEFFKAERIIQAGREITQKHLPEITSLVTQINERITESGA, from the coding sequence ATGGCATTAAATTCCCCCAAAATTGCCCTTGCCCTCGGAAGCGGTTCTGCCAAGGGACTGGCTCACATTGGAGTGATTCAAGTTCTTGAGGAGAATCACATTCCGATTTCGGCCGTGGCGGGTACAAGTGCCGGGGCGTTTATTGGGGCGTTGTGGGCTGCGGGATTGTCGGGGGAAGAAATGGCCCGCATTGCCTGTTCCATGAACTGGAAAACAACGGCGCGAATGTTTCTGCCCACATTTCCAAAATCAGGCTTGATTGCCGGTCAGCGGATTCAGAAATTTCTGCAGACATTTATTGAAGAGGTGGAAATCGAAGAGCTGCGCATTCCGTTTGCCTGCGTGGCAACCGAACTTTCATCGGGACATGAAGTCATATTCAATAAGGGGAGCATTATTCCCGCCGTTCGGGCAAGTATTTCAATCCCGGGCATTTTTGCTCCTGTCCGCTATGAGGATCGCTTTCTGGTGGATGGCGGATTGGTGAACCCGGTTCCGGTGAGCGTGGCAAGAAGGTGGCCGGTGGATGCGGTGATTGCGGTCAATGTTATTCCGAAAGTGGAGGAAAAGGCCAAGTTTCTTTATCTGAAAAAGGCACGGAGGAAAAGGCGGGCCGTTGCCAAAAAATTGCCGGAGATTATTCAAACCTCCTTAAAAAAGCTGGAGCACAAGGAAATTTCCCAGGACGTCCTTCAGGAAAAACTCATTAATGTTTTAAATCGATTAAAGGAATACGAAAACCCGCATCCGGCAATTGTACCGGGAATCTTTACGGTTATGCTTCAAAGCCTGACTATTGCCGAGAACACTATTTGTGAGCTGCGTCTGCATCAGAATCCGCCGGAAATTTTACTGGAACCCAATCTTGCCGATGTGCAATTGCTGGAATTTTTCAAAGCCGAACGCATTATTCAAGCAGGACGGGAAATCACCCAAAAACATCTGCCCGAAATTACCAGTCTGGTGACTCAAATCAATGAAAGGATAACTGAAAGTGGTGCGTGA
- the lysA gene encoding diaminopimelate decarboxylase, with the protein MRDFYYKDNTLFAEDVPLTEIVSKVGTPVYVYSKRHFIERLRSVEKAFGGQEHLTCFALKANNNPEVLKLFAREGAGADVVSAGELAMALAAGIPPEKIVFAGVGKRNDEIAFALEKSIRAFNVESEQELEVINEIAGQVQRKAPVNIRVNPDIDPKSHPYISTGMAKNKFGIAIGKSYAVFEKAAALPNIRLLGVHSHIGSQILSVDPFVESARSLRKLVTDLKQAGIALTVIDMGGGLGVDYNRVIDEPLYEPREPAEPPTPADLMRAILPHLSDLGCTLIFEPGRFLTANGGVLLTRVLYRKETSLKKFAIVDAGMNDLIRPSLYQAYHRIVPVEKRPEREMMSLDIVGPICESGDFFAKDRPLPEVRRGDLLAILSAGAYGYTLSSTYNGRPRIPEVLVDGASFTVVRERETIDDLIGR; encoded by the coding sequence GTGCGTGATTTCTACTACAAAGACAACACATTGTTTGCCGAAGATGTGCCCCTGACCGAAATTGTGTCCAAGGTGGGGACGCCCGTTTATGTGTACAGCAAGCGTCATTTTATTGAACGGCTGCGATCCGTTGAAAAGGCTTTTGGGGGGCAGGAGCATCTGACATGTTTTGCGCTCAAGGCCAATAATAATCCGGAAGTGCTAAAGCTGTTTGCCCGAGAGGGGGCCGGCGCCGATGTGGTTTCGGCCGGGGAATTGGCCATGGCCCTGGCCGCCGGTATTCCGCCGGAAAAGATTGTCTTTGCCGGTGTGGGCAAGCGAAATGATGAAATTGCATTTGCGCTGGAAAAATCCATCCGGGCATTTAATGTGGAATCGGAACAAGAACTGGAGGTCATCAACGAGATTGCGGGTCAGGTGCAGCGGAAAGCGCCCGTCAATATCCGGGTCAATCCGGATATCGACCCCAAAAGTCACCCCTACATTTCAACCGGAATGGCCAAGAATAAATTTGGCATTGCCATCGGAAAATCCTACGCCGTTTTTGAAAAGGCAGCGGCCCTGCCGAACATCCGGCTCCTGGGTGTTCACAGCCACATTGGTTCCCAGATTCTCTCTGTCGATCCCTTTGTGGAAAGTGCCCGGTCGTTGCGCAAACTGGTAACCGACCTGAAACAGGCGGGAATTGCCCTGACGGTAATTGACATGGGCGGCGGGTTGGGTGTGGACTACAACCGGGTTATCGACGAGCCATTATACGAACCCCGTGAGCCGGCGGAGCCGCCGACTCCCGCGGATCTGATGCGCGCCATTTTGCCCCATTTAAGCGATTTGGGGTGCACCCTTATTTTTGAACCCGGCCGCTTTTTAACCGCAAACGGCGGAGTTTTGTTGACGCGTGTGCTGTACCGGAAAGAAACGAGCTTAAAGAAATTCGCGATTGTGGATGCCGGCATGAATGACCTGATCCGGCCGAGCCTGTATCAGGCCTACCACCGGATTGTCCCCGTTGAAAAACGACCGGAACGAGAGATGATGTCACTGGATATTGTGGGACCGATTTGTGAATCGGGAGATTTTTTCGCTAAAGACCGCCCTCTTCCGGAGGTTCGCAGAGGCGATCTGCTGGCCATTTTATCAGCCGGCGCTTACGGTTACACCCTATCCTCTACTTACAACGGACGTCCGCGCATTCCCGAGGTTTTGGTGGACGGCGCGTCCTTTACCGTGGTGCGGGAGCGGGAAACAATTGATGATTTGATTGGAAGATGA
- a CDS encoding histidine triad nucleotide-binding protein, translating into MVDCVFCKIIAGELQGEFVYQDDEIVAFHDINPQAPIHVLIVPRKHIASLNDVDPQDVPLIGKMAVVAQKIAKEFGVAETGYRLVWNTGENAGQWIYHVHMHLLGGRRMTWPPG; encoded by the coding sequence ATGGTTGACTGTGTGTTTTGTAAAATTATCGCTGGCGAGTTGCAGGGAGAATTTGTTTATCAGGACGATGAAATCGTCGCCTTCCACGATATTAATCCCCAGGCTCCCATCCATGTGCTCATTGTTCCCAGAAAGCATATCGCCAGTCTGAATGATGTAGATCCCCAGGATGTTCCCCTGATTGGCAAGATGGCGGTGGTGGCGCAAAAAATTGCAAAAGAATTTGGCGTGGCGGAAACAGGCTATCGGCTTGTGTGGAATACCGGCGAAAATGCGGGACAATGGATTTACCATGTGCACATGCACCTGCTGGGCGGACGCCGAATGACTTGGCCTCCCGGTTGA
- a CDS encoding 16S rRNA (uracil(1498)-N(3))-methyltransferase, translating to MAHYESFFVHPEDVQGNFLIIRGDEFKHLVKVLRKRVGDVLIAVDGHGNSYEFGIISIDRDFVRGEIQKIWRRRNEPLTHIILVQAMIKNPRFDWLLEKATELGVSTFLPISSEFTIVEPDKNRLRRWNRIVMAAIKQSGRSVLPGISEPQPFEEVLQQLKAVPVKILPEMEGKSSIRSVLQAYLKMKRLPPREVAILIGPEGGFSPAEIQRAKNAGFETVSLGSRRLRSETAAIAASCQVLTLLDEL from the coding sequence ATGGCCCATTATGAAAGTTTTTTTGTTCATCCTGAGGATGTTCAGGGTAATTTTCTGATCATTCGGGGAGATGAATTTAAGCACCTCGTAAAAGTATTGCGAAAACGTGTTGGGGATGTATTAATTGCCGTGGACGGGCATGGAAATTCCTACGAATTTGGGATTATTTCCATTGACAGGGATTTTGTCCGGGGAGAAATTCAAAAAATATGGCGGCGCAGAAATGAACCCCTGACGCATATTATTCTGGTCCAGGCAATGATTAAAAACCCGCGGTTCGATTGGCTGCTGGAGAAGGCGACGGAATTGGGGGTGAGTACATTTCTGCCCATATCTTCTGAATTTACGATTGTTGAACCGGACAAGAACCGCCTTAGGCGTTGGAACCGGATCGTAATGGCCGCCATTAAACAAAGCGGGCGTTCGGTGCTTCCCGGAATTAGTGAACCGCAGCCATTTGAGGAGGTTTTACAGCAGCTAAAAGCGGTTCCCGTGAAGATCCTCCCCGAAATGGAGGGGAAGTCTTCGATCCGATCGGTTCTTCAGGCCTATTTGAAAATGAAACGCCTGCCTCCGAGAGAGGTGGCGATCCTGATTGGTCCGGAGGGCGGGTTTAGCCCGGCAGAAATTCAACGTGCCAAAAATGCGGGATTTGAAACGGTGTCACTGGGATCACGGCGTCTTCGCTCCGAAACCGCGGCTATTGCGGCCAGCTGCCAGGTACTAACCCTTTTGGACGAATTGTAA